From a region of the Candidatus Micrarchaeia archaeon genome:
- a CDS encoding DUF530 family protein — protein sequence MKAEMENSYNFILHANEYLDSVEAPKNIVQIEQSIKELDELRKEMLSRGFSHPSIGASELSLNLDSNRENNADIKKQLSIIKYTEYLKRITLKRVKIALSSFLISKQLINTNPNLITHLPIEGNYIGRIIKTGRYGLTAFTRMNTLLSGRDVPQYLIAKVQYEEKGKIKNENLKFIKKDNLEERIKREYGETAKILKTRIIKKPGLITSNSARTSIILSFISKSAEEVKKIMDEQERGKIKEYNTILRQNGLIPDSRIDLVEGFENVKNLLIERKFITKIDDKLEIDEELKSEITRRTSLGNLLTEKKATNELLLTIYKFYLLNSKTTRQEINLLPTLSVEPEDYHLEVFNILEYGENKIENAKLILKEKIESEKLSFRINEKIFGASFFAYKSNKDLEWCSNFFDIKKEELEKGINEIKLIMEKGRGKDFLEAVKDANS from the coding sequence ATAGAACAAAGTATAAAGGAATTAGATGAATTAAGAAAAGAAATGCTTTCAAGAGGATTCAGTCACCCTTCAATTGGCGCATCAGAATTATCTTTAAATTTAGATTCAAATCGTGAAAATAATGCAGATATTAAAAAACAATTGTCTATAATTAAATATACAGAATATCTAAAGAGAATAACATTGAAGAGAGTTAAAATTGCTTTATCCTCTTTTTTGATTTCTAAGCAATTAATTAATACAAATCCAAATTTAATAACTCATTTACCAATAGAAGGAAATTATATTGGAAGAATAATAAAAACAGGCAGATATGGATTAACAGCATTTACTAGAATGAATACATTATTATCAGGTAGAGATGTTCCGCAGTATTTAATCGCGAAAGTTCAATATGAAGAAAAAGGAAAAATTAAAAATGAAAATCTTAAATTTATTAAAAAAGATAATTTAGAAGAAAGAATAAAAAGAGAGTATGGAGAAACAGCAAAAATCTTAAAAACGAGAATTATTAAAAAACCTGGTTTAATAACAAGCAATTCTGCAAGAACTTCTATTATTTTATCCTTTATTTCAAAATCTGCAGAAGAAGTTAAAAAAATAATGGATGAACAAGAAAGAGGAAAAATAAAAGAATATAATACTATTTTAAGACAAAATGGTTTAATTCCTGATTCAAGAATAGATTTAGTTGAAGGTTTTGAAAATGTAAAAAATCTATTAATTGAAAGAAAATTTATAACTAAAATAGATGATAAATTAGAAATAGATGAAGAATTAAAATCAGAGATAACTAGAAGAACTTCATTAGGTAATCTTTTAACAGAAAAAAAAGCAACTAATGAACTTTTATTAACGATATATAAATTCTATTTATTAAATTCAAAAACTACACGACAAGAAATTAATTTATTACCTACTTTATCTGTTGAACCCGAGGACTACCATTTAGAAGTTTTTAATATTTTAGAATATGGAGAAAATAAAATAGAAAACGCCAAATTAATTTTAAAAGAAAAGATTGAATCTGAAAAATTATCTTTTAGAATCAATGAAAAGATATTTGGAGCTTCTTTTTTTGCATATAAATCAAATAAAGATTTAGAATGGTGTTCTAATTTTTTTGATATTAAAAAAGAAGAATTAGAAAAAGGAATTAATGAGATAAAATTGATTATGGAAAAAGGAAGAGGAAAAGACTTTTTAGAGGCGGTAAAGGATGCTAATTCTTAG